The Myxococcota bacterium genome has a segment encoding these proteins:
- a CDS encoding acyl-CoA dehydrogenase family protein: MTPQGLSEERASVLASADRLARERLAPLAPRMDADEWWPPEVFPLLGQSGFLGVTAPAELGGAGLDLFASGLVAQAFGRWNHAVALSWVAHENLCLNNILRNASDEQRERFLPRLCDGTHVGCLALTEPGAGSDALGSMATTARRDGDDYVLDGRKLYITNGPIADVALLYARTDPARGARGISAFVVDMHAPGVAVTQKLAKMGFRGSQTAELAFDGCRVPVANRLGAENGGVACLMSGLDLERAMIAPICLGMAERALELAVAHARDRVQFGEPIGHFQMVQSRLAEMYVLVETMRAYTYHCLASLNDLAPGEGGRGSAHAMSAASVMYAADALHAVLDHAVQVHGGAGYVFETEMNRLYRGIKLLEIGAGTTEVRKLIIAKELLAG; encoded by the coding sequence GTGACGCCGCAGGGACTCTCCGAGGAACGCGCTTCGGTGCTCGCGTCGGCCGACCGGCTGGCGCGCGAACGGCTCGCGCCGCTCGCGCCGCGCATGGACGCCGACGAGTGGTGGCCGCCCGAGGTCTTCCCGCTGCTCGGGCAGAGCGGCTTCCTCGGTGTGACGGCGCCGGCCGAGCTCGGCGGCGCCGGGCTCGACCTGTTCGCGAGCGGGCTCGTCGCGCAGGCCTTCGGCCGCTGGAACCACGCCGTCGCGCTCTCGTGGGTCGCGCACGAGAACCTCTGCCTCAACAACATCCTGCGCAACGCGAGCGACGAGCAGCGCGAGCGCTTCCTGCCGCGGCTGTGCGACGGCACGCACGTCGGCTGTCTCGCGCTGACGGAGCCGGGCGCGGGCTCGGACGCGCTCGGCAGCATGGCGACCACCGCGCGCCGCGACGGCGACGACTACGTGCTCGACGGGCGCAAGCTCTACATCACGAACGGGCCGATCGCGGACGTGGCGCTGCTCTACGCCAGGACCGACCCGGCCCGCGGCGCGCGCGGCATCTCCGCCTTCGTCGTCGACATGCACGCGCCGGGCGTCGCGGTCACGCAGAAGCTCGCGAAGATGGGCTTCCGCGGCTCGCAGACCGCCGAGCTCGCGTTCGACGGCTGCCGCGTCCCGGTGGCGAACCGGCTCGGCGCCGAGAACGGCGGCGTCGCGTGCCTGATGAGCGGCCTCGACCTCGAGCGCGCGATGATCGCGCCGATCTGCCTCGGGATGGCGGAGCGCGCGCTCGAGCTCGCAGTCGCGCACGCGCGCGACCGCGTGCAGTTCGGCGAGCCGATCGGCCACTTCCAGATGGTGCAGTCGCGGCTCGCCGAGATGTACGTGCTCGTCGAGACGATGCGCGCCTACACCTACCACTGCCTCGCGTCGCTGAACGACCTCGCGCCCGGCGAGGGCGGGCGCGGCTCCGCGCACGCGATGTCGGCGGCGTCCGTGATGTACGCGGCCGACGCGCTGCACGCGGTGCTCGACCACGCCGTGCAGGTGCACGGCGGCGCGGGCTACGTCTTCGAGACCGAGATGAACCGCCTCTACCGCGGCATCAAGCTGCTCGAGATCGGCGCCGGCACGACCGAGGTGCGCAAGCTCATCATCGCGAAGGAGCTGCTCGCGGGCTGA
- a CDS encoding inositol monophosphatase: MSPKDRAALDAARERGLGRELATALAAARDAGAIVRDAWDAIAARPPDARAPAPRDASETPVTRADLAADAAIRARVAREHPDDGWCSEESGPRTGARTWIVDPLDGTHELLALVPELAVSIALVERGAPLVGVVANPIAGVVVAAVRGGGCFRDGARARVSTQCELARATALASRSESRRGDWEPIAGWFGAVRPTGSAAWKLAAVACGEGDLTVSVRPKRSWDVCAGDLLVREAGGIYADASLRAPRYAPPGCALPAGMAAGPRALVAALFARAGALAPGALAPGARAPDARERDTRERDGSEGAGTGTPRGGDV; the protein is encoded by the coding sequence ATGTCGCCCAAGGATCGCGCCGCGCTCGACGCCGCGCGCGAACGCGGGCTCGGCCGCGAGCTCGCCACCGCACTCGCCGCCGCGCGCGACGCGGGCGCGATCGTGCGCGACGCATGGGACGCGATCGCCGCGCGGCCCCCCGACGCGCGCGCGCCCGCTCCGCGCGACGCGAGCGAGACGCCCGTGACGCGCGCCGACCTCGCCGCCGACGCCGCGATCCGCGCGCGCGTCGCGCGCGAGCACCCCGACGATGGCTGGTGCAGCGAGGAGAGCGGCCCGCGCACGGGCGCGCGCACCTGGATCGTCGACCCGCTCGACGGCACGCACGAGCTGCTCGCGCTCGTCCCCGAGCTCGCGGTGTCGATCGCGCTCGTCGAGCGCGGCGCGCCGCTCGTCGGCGTCGTCGCGAACCCGATCGCGGGCGTCGTCGTCGCCGCGGTGCGCGGCGGCGGCTGCTTCCGCGACGGCGCGCGCGCGCGCGTCTCGACGCAGTGCGAGCTCGCGCGCGCGACCGCGCTCGCGAGCCGCTCCGAGTCGCGGCGCGGCGACTGGGAGCCGATCGCCGGCTGGTTCGGCGCCGTCCGCCCGACGGGCTCGGCCGCTTGGAAGCTCGCCGCGGTCGCGTGCGGCGAAGGCGACCTCACCGTCTCGGTCCGCCCGAAGCGGAGCTGGGACGTGTGCGCGGGCGACCTGCTCGTGCGCGAGGCGGGCGGCATCTACGCGGACGCCTCGCTGCGCGCACCACGCTATGCGCCGCCCGGCTGCGCGCTCCCTGCCGGCATGGCGGCCGGGCCGCGCGCGCTCGTCGCGGCGCTCTTCGCGCGCGCGGGCGCGCTCGCCCCGGGCGCGCTCGCCCCGGGCGCGCGCGCCCCGGACGCGCGCGAGCGGGACACGCGCGAGCGGGACGGAAGCGAGGGCGCGGGGACGGGGACGCCGCGCGGCGGCGACGTGTAG
- a CDS encoding dienelactone hydrolase family protein, which yields MSPKASDDGAPSARDGAHANARGARRAAEAASAAPIDVEDVALGAYARARGDDASPGVVLVHDVWGLRDHPRDLARRLAAEGFRVLAVDLYRRVEPVAIADPGPWMQELSDPQVLADLEAGARFLRERARDGGAARVGVVGFCMGGMYALLAACGAEGFDASVPFYGLLSHAHGVLHREGGLDPARKPHEPLAVAHALRCPMLAFFGADDALVPLADVRALERALARAGRPSEVVVVEGAGHAFMNDTRPEAFRPEAAARAWTRTVAFLREQLGGA from the coding sequence ATGTCGCCCAAGGCTTCCGACGACGGCGCGCCGAGCGCGCGCGATGGCGCGCATGCGAACGCGCGCGGCGCGCGGCGCGCGGCGGAAGCGGCGAGTGCCGCGCCGATCGACGTCGAGGACGTCGCGCTCGGCGCCTACGCCCGCGCGCGGGGCGACGACGCGAGCCCGGGCGTCGTGCTCGTGCACGACGTCTGGGGACTGCGCGATCACCCGCGCGACCTCGCGCGCAGGCTCGCGGCCGAGGGCTTCCGCGTGCTCGCCGTCGACCTGTACCGGCGCGTCGAGCCCGTCGCGATCGCCGACCCCGGGCCGTGGATGCAGGAGCTCTCCGATCCGCAGGTGCTCGCCGACCTCGAGGCCGGCGCGCGCTTCCTGCGCGAGCGCGCGCGCGACGGCGGCGCGGCGCGCGTCGGCGTCGTGGGCTTCTGCATGGGCGGCATGTACGCGCTGCTCGCGGCCTGCGGCGCGGAGGGCTTCGACGCGAGCGTTCCGTTCTACGGGCTGCTCTCGCACGCGCACGGCGTGCTCCACCGCGAGGGCGGGCTCGACCCCGCGCGCAAGCCGCACGAGCCGCTCGCCGTCGCGCACGCACTGCGCTGCCCGATGCTCGCGTTCTTCGGCGCCGACGACGCGCTCGTGCCGCTCGCGGACGTGCGCGCGCTCGAGCGCGCACTCGCGCGCGCGGGGAGACCGTCGGAGGTCGTGGTCGTCGAGGGCGCGGGCCACGCGTTCATGAACGACACGCGGCCCGAGGCGTTCCGGCCCGAGGCGGCGGCGCGCGCCTGGACGCGCACCGTCGCGTTCCTTCGCGAGCAGCTCGGAGGGGCGTGA
- a CDS encoding PAS domain-containing protein, whose amino-acid sequence MGNTESETRASLGELGSWLVAKRPQIEAAMNGVLGPAAPSPSSPETEALRRFRTFSSTALMRGEAAPPNLDGLRVNQRRTLALLDAWVEASTLLAAERGDALQQALAPLVAQFALALRTSHNGRKLAGRPRLARRAVAGAIDRIADAFLALDTDAGTIEDANPAAGAMLGVKRDALLGVPAQSFIAPGAQNDLWTRLDALCEGSEAARFSTTFVDAGGAPVEVEATASGFTTKSRTLALVVARPKGPIAPL is encoded by the coding sequence ATGGGGAACACCGAGAGCGAAACGCGGGCTTCACTGGGGGAGCTCGGGTCCTGGCTCGTCGCGAAGCGGCCGCAGATCGAAGCCGCGATGAACGGCGTGCTCGGTCCCGCCGCACCCTCTCCTTCTTCACCGGAGACGGAGGCGCTCCGCCGCTTCCGCACCTTCTCGTCGACGGCGCTGATGCGCGGCGAGGCCGCGCCGCCGAACCTCGACGGCCTGCGCGTCAACCAGCGCCGCACGCTCGCGCTGCTCGACGCGTGGGTCGAGGCGTCGACGCTGCTCGCCGCCGAGCGCGGCGATGCGCTGCAGCAGGCGCTCGCGCCGCTCGTCGCGCAGTTCGCGCTCGCCCTGCGCACGAGCCACAACGGACGCAAGCTCGCCGGCCGTCCGCGCCTCGCGCGGCGCGCCGTCGCCGGCGCGATCGATCGCATCGCCGACGCGTTCCTCGCGCTCGACACCGACGCCGGCACGATCGAGGACGCGAACCCGGCCGCGGGCGCGATGCTCGGCGTGAAGCGCGACGCGCTGCTCGGCGTTCCCGCGCAGAGCTTCATCGCACCGGGCGCCCAGAACGACCTCTGGACGCGGCTCGACGCCCTCTGCGAGGGCAGCGAGGCCGCGCGCTTCTCGACCACGTTCGTCGACGCGGGCGGCGCGCCCGTCGAGGTCGAGGCCACGGCGTCGGGCTTCACGACGAAGAGCCGCACGCTCGCGCTGGTGGTCGCGCGGCCCAAGGGCCCGATCGCGCCGCTCTGA
- a CDS encoding PilZ domain-containing protein — MSPRELPRHTLVCHARAQAFTPGTQVILGRLGYAIWPVEEYDARDADAREVDPPALRIVDERRLGEVEDEPGERPVQIVLLTGRHGASGADPRVVAAVKKPAGPHDLYRVLQQLLEEFPRATPRVPTHLRARCARSGRSWDGSILSISENGCLLRSSEALPLGSAVELAFDLPAAGPIAIVAEPSYQLLPDVGLVFSGLPPGTRRALRDFVTSTLG, encoded by the coding sequence ATGAGCCCGCGCGAGCTGCCGCGACACACTCTCGTCTGCCACGCGCGCGCGCAGGCCTTCACGCCGGGAACGCAGGTCATCCTCGGTCGACTCGGCTACGCGATCTGGCCGGTCGAGGAGTACGACGCGCGCGACGCCGACGCGCGCGAGGTCGACCCGCCCGCGCTCCGGATCGTGGACGAACGGCGTCTCGGCGAGGTCGAGGACGAGCCCGGAGAGCGCCCCGTCCAGATCGTCCTGCTGACCGGCCGCCACGGCGCGAGCGGGGCCGACCCGCGCGTCGTCGCCGCGGTCAAGAAGCCCGCGGGCCCGCACGACCTGTACCGCGTCCTTCAACAGCTGCTCGAAGAATTTCCGCGCGCGACGCCGCGCGTGCCCACCCACCTCCGGGCCCGCTGCGCGCGGAGTGGCCGCTCGTGGGACGGCTCCATCCTCTCCATCTCGGAGAACGGCTGCCTGCTGCGCAGCAGCGAGGCGCTGCCGCTCGGGAGCGCGGTCGAGCTCGCGTTCGACCTGCCCGCGGCGGGCCCGATCGCGATCGTCGCCGAGCCGTCCTACCAGCTCCTGCCCGACGTCGGACTCGTCTTCAGCGGCCTTCCGCCGGGCACGCGGCGCGCGCTGCGCGACTTCGTGACGTCGACGCTCGGCTGA
- a CDS encoding NAD(P)-dependent oxidoreductase, producing MEGKKILVTGPTGQVAFPLACTLAKSNEVWGAARFSDAKKKAALEAAGVTCVATDLGSGEFDGLPTDFDYVLHLAVARGATPDFDGDLRANAEAAGLLMAHCRRAKAFLHCSTTGVYQPKDHEPIVESDPLGDNHRVMMPTYSIAKIAAEAVVRYAARQLGLPTVIARLNTPYGNNGGWMYYHLLMMKNGVDITVHSDAPSVYTPIHEDDIARVFPALLAHAKVPAEIVNVSGQEHVSIEEWCAYLGELCGLEPKFVKTEATLESVMSDNAKMVSLVGPARVSWKDGLRRLVEARHPDWLVAR from the coding sequence ATGGAAGGCAAGAAGATCCTCGTCACCGGCCCGACCGGGCAGGTGGCGTTCCCGCTCGCGTGCACGCTCGCGAAGTCGAACGAGGTGTGGGGCGCCGCGCGCTTCAGCGACGCGAAGAAGAAGGCGGCGCTCGAGGCGGCGGGGGTCACGTGCGTCGCGACCGACCTCGGCAGCGGCGAGTTCGACGGCCTCCCGACCGACTTCGACTACGTGCTCCACCTCGCCGTCGCACGCGGCGCGACACCCGACTTCGACGGCGACCTGCGCGCGAACGCCGAGGCGGCGGGCCTGCTGATGGCGCACTGCCGCCGCGCGAAGGCCTTCCTGCACTGCTCGACGACGGGCGTGTACCAGCCCAAGGATCACGAACCGATCGTCGAGAGCGACCCGCTCGGCGACAACCACCGCGTGATGATGCCGACCTACAGCATCGCGAAGATCGCCGCGGAGGCGGTCGTTCGCTATGCGGCGCGCCAGCTCGGGCTGCCGACGGTCATCGCGCGCCTCAACACGCCGTACGGCAACAACGGCGGCTGGATGTACTACCACCTGCTGATGATGAAGAACGGCGTCGACATCACCGTGCACAGCGACGCGCCGAGCGTCTACACGCCGATCCACGAGGACGACATCGCGCGCGTCTTCCCGGCGCTGCTCGCGCACGCGAAGGTGCCGGCCGAGATCGTGAACGTCTCGGGCCAGGAGCACGTGAGCATCGAGGAGTGGTGCGCGTACCTGGGCGAGCTCTGCGGGCTCGAGCCGAAGTTCGTGAAGACCGAGGCGACGCTCGAGAGCGTGATGAGCGACAACGCGAAGATGGTGTCGCTCGTCGGTCCCGCGCGCGTGTCGTGGAAGGACGGCCTCCGCCGCCTCGTCGAGGCGCGTCACCCCGACTGGCTCGTCGCGCGCTAG
- a CDS encoding amidohydrolase family protein — protein sequence MLIADCEVERDDGARVRVDVEIAGGRIARITARASARGSREGGAERDARASRAASDAEPERDACDAPRVLDARGGALLPALHDHHLHLLALAAARASVVCGPPGVRSREPLGRALRAAASGGREVRGVAYHESVAGDLDRDALDALAPGARVRVQHRTGALWTWSSALLEATGLAAGPPAGGWPEGAELDARGRPTGRFFRLDDWLAARREAAGLARPGDAPSLADASRALARAGVASATDATPRNDAATARLLAAAFARGELLQRVRLMGGPALDALLADGCDERAEHAGQTSAPRGARDAQRGARADADAAADVDGPAIEIGERKLVLDERALPSPDALARAVEAAHEAGRAVAVHCVTRVELALAASAIAQAGARAGDRIEHASVAPPDLVAWLAEQGVAVVTQPGFVRERGDAYLRDVDPVDRAWLYRCAGLDAAGVSLGGGTDAPYGAPDPWLAMQAAVDRRTEAGALLGRREAVTPERALALFTTSPDAPGGAPRRIAPGAPADLVLLDRPWARARETLSADLVRATFARGRRIA from the coding sequence GTGCTGATCGCCGACTGCGAGGTCGAGCGCGACGACGGCGCGCGCGTGCGCGTCGACGTCGAGATCGCGGGCGGGCGCATCGCGCGCATCACCGCGCGCGCGAGCGCGCGCGGATCGCGCGAGGGCGGCGCGGAGCGCGACGCGCGCGCATCGCGCGCCGCGAGCGATGCCGAGCCCGAGCGCGACGCGTGCGACGCACCGCGCGTCCTCGACGCGCGCGGAGGCGCACTGCTCCCGGCGCTGCACGACCACCACCTCCACCTCCTCGCGCTCGCCGCCGCGCGCGCCTCCGTCGTGTGCGGCCCGCCGGGCGTGCGGTCGCGCGAGCCGCTCGGTCGCGCGCTGCGCGCGGCGGCGAGCGGTGGGCGCGAGGTGCGCGGCGTCGCCTATCACGAGTCCGTCGCGGGCGACCTCGACCGCGACGCGCTCGACGCGCTCGCGCCCGGCGCGCGCGTCCGCGTCCAACACCGCACGGGCGCGTTGTGGACGTGGAGCAGTGCGCTCCTCGAAGCGACGGGCCTCGCCGCCGGGCCGCCGGCCGGCGGCTGGCCGGAGGGTGCCGAGCTCGACGCGCGCGGGCGCCCGACCGGGCGCTTCTTCCGCCTCGACGACTGGCTCGCGGCGCGACGCGAGGCCGCCGGGCTCGCGCGTCCCGGCGACGCGCCGTCGCTCGCCGACGCGAGCCGCGCGCTCGCGCGCGCGGGCGTCGCGAGCGCGACCGACGCGACGCCGCGCAACGACGCCGCGACCGCGCGCCTGCTCGCCGCGGCCTTCGCGCGCGGCGAGCTGCTGCAGCGCGTGCGCCTGATGGGCGGGCCCGCGCTCGACGCGCTGCTCGCCGACGGATGCGACGAGCGCGCCGAACACGCCGGCCAGACCTCCGCGCCGCGCGGCGCGCGCGACGCGCAGCGCGGCGCGCGCGCGGATGCGGATGCGGCCGCGGATGTCGACGGGCCGGCGATCGAGATCGGCGAGCGCAAGCTCGTGCTCGACGAGCGCGCCCTGCCCTCGCCCGACGCGCTCGCGCGCGCGGTCGAGGCCGCGCACGAGGCCGGCCGCGCGGTCGCCGTGCACTGCGTGACGCGCGTCGAGCTCGCGCTCGCGGCGAGCGCGATCGCGCAGGCGGGCGCGCGCGCGGGCGATCGCATCGAGCACGCGTCGGTCGCACCGCCCGACCTCGTCGCGTGGCTCGCCGAGCAGGGCGTCGCCGTCGTCACGCAGCCGGGCTTCGTGCGCGAGCGCGGCGACGCCTACCTGCGCGACGTCGATCCGGTCGACCGCGCGTGGCTGTACCGGTGCGCGGGCCTCGACGCGGCGGGCGTGTCGCTCGGCGGCGGCACGGACGCGCCCTACGGCGCGCCCGACCCGTGGCTCGCGATGCAGGCGGCCGTCGACCGGCGCACCGAGGCCGGAGCGTTGTTAGGCCGCCGCGAGGCCGTGACGCCCGAGCGCGCGCTCGCGCTCTTCACGACCTCCCCCGACGCGCCGGGCGGCGCGCCGCGCCGCATCGCGCCGGGCGCGCCGGCCGACCTCGTGCTGCTCGACCGGCCGTGGGCCCGCGCGAGGGAGACCCTCTCGGCCGACCTCGTCCGCGCCACGTTCGCGCGCGGGCGTCGCATCGCGTGA
- a CDS encoding CoA transferase, giving the protein MSPRGSHAGDAHGSDAARADATASVTGRTATSGDELARVVAACDAPVDARAGAEDWARSGAMAVTGFPDGPPLVAPAAFATAAARAVAEVARLARALGLPRAPGLDALDGALLLGERAAALALARRGDVAPGGDCRLLRTRDGAVALQLVRDDDTALLDAWLETPRGGSEPWEFAARALRARDAEPVALRARELGLACAVAAAPRADAGAWLDARELTPASESAAGRAAARGAARGHARAEGDATAHSTSRGPARGRRPLVVDLSSLWAGPLCTHLLALAGADVVKVESTRRPDGARRGPADFHDLLNAGKRSVALDFASADGRAALARLVAAADIVVEASRPRALAQLGIDAERVVARGRRATWVSITGYGRDEPGASWIAYGDDAAVAAGASFALRARERARGAIDSPAAARADGLCFCGDALADPLTGARAAAAALAAHADGGGRLLSIPLTGVVASVLATAPIAADVGSARLEAAPPRLRPARGRAAALGADTRDVLGELDARPC; this is encoded by the coding sequence ATGTCCCCTCGCGGCTCGCACGCTGGAGATGCGCACGGAAGCGACGCCGCGCGCGCGGACGCGACCGCGAGTGTCACCGGACGGACCGCGACGTCCGGCGACGAGCTCGCGCGCGTGGTGGCGGCCTGCGACGCGCCGGTCGACGCGCGCGCCGGAGCGGAGGACTGGGCGCGCAGCGGCGCCATGGCCGTCACCGGCTTCCCGGACGGCCCCCCGCTCGTCGCGCCCGCGGCCTTCGCGACGGCCGCGGCGCGCGCCGTCGCCGAGGTGGCGCGGCTCGCGCGCGCGCTCGGCCTTCCGCGCGCACCCGGGCTCGATGCGCTCGACGGCGCGCTCCTGCTCGGCGAGCGCGCGGCCGCGCTCGCGCTCGCGCGCCGCGGCGACGTCGCGCCCGGAGGCGACTGCCGGCTCCTGCGCACGCGCGACGGCGCCGTCGCGCTCCAGCTCGTGCGCGACGACGACACGGCGCTGCTCGACGCCTGGCTCGAGACGCCGCGAGGCGGCTCGGAGCCCTGGGAGTTCGCGGCCCGCGCCCTGCGCGCGCGCGACGCGGAGCCCGTCGCGCTGCGCGCGCGCGAGCTCGGGCTCGCGTGTGCGGTCGCCGCGGCTCCCCGCGCCGACGCGGGCGCGTGGCTCGATGCGCGCGAGCTCACACCGGCGTCCGAGAGCGCCGCGGGCCGCGCCGCGGCGCGCGGCGCCGCTCGCGGGCACGCGCGCGCGGAAGGCGACGCCACCGCGCACTCGACATCGCGAGGGCCCGCGCGCGGCCGGCGCCCGCTCGTCGTCGACCTCTCGTCGCTCTGGGCGGGACCGCTCTGCACCCATCTCCTCGCGCTCGCCGGCGCGGACGTCGTGAAGGTCGAGTCGACGCGACGCCCCGACGGCGCGCGGCGCGGCCCGGCCGATTTCCACGACCTGCTGAACGCCGGGAAGCGCAGCGTCGCGCTCGACTTCGCGAGTGCGGACGGGCGCGCCGCGCTCGCCCGCCTCGTCGCGGCGGCGGACATCGTCGTCGAGGCGTCGCGCCCGCGCGCGCTCGCGCAGCTCGGCATCGACGCGGAGCGCGTCGTCGCGCGCGGGCGCCGCGCGACGTGGGTCTCGATCACGGGCTACGGCCGCGACGAGCCCGGTGCGAGCTGGATCGCGTACGGCGACGACGCGGCGGTGGCGGCGGGCGCGTCGTTCGCGCTCCGCGCGCGCGAGCGCGCGCGCGGCGCGATCGATTCGCCGGCGGCCGCGCGCGCGGACGGCCTCTGCTTCTGCGGCGACGCGCTCGCCGACCCGCTCACCGGTGCGCGCGCGGCGGCCGCCGCGCTCGCCGCACACGCGGACGGCGGCGGCCGGCTGCTCTCGATTCCGCTCACCGGCGTCGTCGCCTCCGTCCTCGCGACGGCGCCGATCGCGGCCGACGTCGGGAGCGCGCGCCTCGAGGCGGCGCCGCCGCGGCTGCGACCGGCGCGCGGGCGGGCCGCCGCGCTCGGCGCCGACACGCGCGACGTGCTCGGCGAGCTCGACGCCCGCCCGTGCTGA